The DNA segment TGTGTAATCATCAAAAACGCAATCATTAGTACGAATAGTAGAGCCGAAATGCCAACCGCATAAAATGGAATCGAAAAGTAGAAAATTAAATTTTGCAAGCAGGCATAAATATTAAGCGCCAAAACAGCAACAGCTAAAAAAAAGCTTCCCTCTACTCTATACAGTGTAGCCAGCACAAATATATACAACGTATAAATAAAAGAAGCATTTGCAAAAATTGATAATGATAATCGAAGAAGTTCAATATAGTGTTGAGGCGGAACAATGCTACTTACTACTAGTAGACATACTTCAGCTATAACGAACCAGTTAACAATTTTCCTAGAACAAAAATCCCCAAATGCCCAATACAAATAAAGCAACAAGCTTGTACTAATACCAATAATGGATAGATACTGAATATTTAAGTAGAGCCGGAATGGCAATGAGTTAAATAAGTCAAATAAAATCCTTTCACCACGCACTGATGTGAATGCTGCTGCGAAAATACATACTAATGCAAAAGCAATAAAAGCATAATTATTTTTTCTTCGAACATATAAACCTGTAAAAAGCAGTCCAATAATGATAAAGGAAACGACTGCAACCCAATCATGCACAAGCGCCCTATCTTGAAAAGCTGAAATATAAGACTGGTAACCGAAATAAATAGGTTCATTAATTCCGCTGCTAATTGAAAAGTCATAATTTGCTACTTGAACGATGATTTCGTTGAATCCTGGGTGAAGTGTAAAATAACCGACATACGGTTTGTTCTTAGCCTTGTAAGATGTTTCTTTTATATCGGGATTTCCGCTAGAGCCTATTCGCTTTCCGTTCACATATATTCGATTAGCTACTTGAATGGATGAGGTTTTTATCCCATATAGTTGTTCAGTATCATCAATCTTGACATGTAAACGGTAGGTGGCGGAGCCAAGTAGCTCCATTTCCTTTTTCCAAGATTTTGGCACACTAATCCAGGATGCTTCATTTGCATTCATACTCGAACGGTTATGTGAAAGAAAGTCATTGGGGCTTACTAATTCATTAGGATAAAATTCCCATTCTCCGTTTAGAGGTATTGTTCTGTTTTCTTGAAAGTCCCACTTTTCCAAATTTAATATACCTTTACTTGCTACAGGGTACTTCTCCGAATTCACTTTAAATATAGCCAAAATAATACTATAGGTCCCCATTATGAGAAGCAGGGTTACAATCAATGCTACAATTTTTTTTGTCATCACATCGCCCTTCATATTTCTAAAATTAAATTCTTATAAATACGTAGCGTTTCATCTCGGAGTGGCAGACCTAGATTCATATTCATTTCATGTTCTATTTGCTGATAAACCTTAACAGCCTCTGTTTTCATTCCTATGCTACAATATAACTTTATAAGTTGCTGAGCATCATTTTCAGAGTTCGGCAAAATATTGATCACTTGATGCAAGCTGTCAGCTGCAAGTGAAAGATTACCAGAATCTTTAAAACATTGATAAGCAGAACGTAAAACACGAATGTACCTTGCTTGCAATTCTTCCTTTTTAGAAATCGCCCAATCAAAATCGCATCTTTCTAAATACTCACCTTTATATAAGTTACACATTTCTTGGAACAACTGCTCTGTCAGTTGTTCTTCCGATAATAATCGGTCAGTGATTTCGATGAATTTTGTTGTATCAATCGTTACATTATTTATTGATAATAAATAGCCCTTTCCAACCCTGCTTATATGGGCATTTATGTTATTTTTCTCTAATGTTTTTCTTAAATAAGAAAGGCATGTATACAAATACGTTTTTGCCTTTTCTATATTAGATTCTGGCCAAAGGGCATCTATAATGACATCCGTTTCTATTGGTGTAGATGCATGGTGAATCAAAAAAGCGCATAATTCTTTTTCTTTGTTTGTTTTCCATGGTAGCAATCTATTATTTTCATGGGGTAGACGAATGAAAAAGCCACCAAGGCATTGGATAATAGGCTGATTATTTTGAATATGTTGAGTTTGTTTGTTCACAAGGTTCTCTCTTACCCTCTTAATCGACTGTTCAAGTCTTTCTATTGTAAAAGGTTTTAATAAATAATCAACAGAGTTCACTTCAAAAGCTTCTATAGCGTAATCTGTATAGGCGGTAATAAAAATAATAAAGACATGGGGTGCCTTTATTTTTATTTTTCTAGCAACATCCAATCCCATCAAGCTTGGCATTTGAATATCTAAGAATACAACATCTACCTGTTCAGTTTCAATCGCATTGATTGCCTTTAACGGATTCGTATATTGACCAACAATCGTTACTTCACCAATCTCACATAAACATATTTCTAGTACATCTAATGAACTTTGTTCATCATCAACAAGAATTGCTCGCATCGTCTATCCCACTTTCATTTTGATAAACTTACCAAAGGCCTCTGCTTCTTTAACTCTATAATTCTATTTTTTATTAACTCAAATTTTGAAGTTTAATTTGAACACTAAAGTCTCATGACTACTAGGGTTGGATCAAAATTACTATCAAGTTGTTTTTCTTAGGTTTTTGTGGTAGAAAAAAGAAAGACACCTGTTTCTTTGGTAAAATAAAGGTGGTTAAACCAAATTACGAAAGAAATATGTCAATTATGTTAACGAAAAAATCGCTATTTGTCTATTTAACACAAGCTGTGAAAAATATTTTTTCTGAAATTAAATATGGATAGACATTTACGAAATGTTTATATTGAAAAAAACTTGGATTTTTCTATGTCCGAAGGTTGAATTGTAAAATTACGGAGGGATTGAAGATGCCAGTAGAAATTGGAGCAAAAGCACCAGATTTTGCATTACCAGCAAGCAACGGAGAAACAGTCAAGTTGTCCGATTTTCAAGGAAAGCATGTTGTCTTATATTTTTATCCAAAAGATATGACGCCAGGTTGTACGACTGAGGCTTGTGATTTTCGGGACAAGCATGAAAGTTTTGCTGAATTAAATGCGGTAATTCTCGGGGTAAGTCCTGACCCGATGAACCGCCATGATAAATTTATCGAAAAGTATGATTTGCCGTTTTTGCTTTTGGCTGATGAAGATCATAAAGCAGCGGAAGCCTATGGCGTATGGAAAATGAAGAAAAACTTTGGCAAGGAATATATGGGGATTGAGCGCTCGACTTTTATAATCGATAAAGATGGCATGCTTGTTAAGGAATGGCGTAAAGTGAAAGTAAAGGGTCATGTTGAAGAAGCTCTTACTTTTATAAAAGAAAACTTATCGTAATGGAGTATGCTGGACATATTAGGTGATGATATTTCTGGTAGTGCCTATTTTAATTGAAACAGGCGATTACCTATACAAGCGCTGTGGTTTGAACGTATAGTAAAGTGTAGGGCATACCTCCTCAGATGATAGCATTGATGCGGGATATTATATCCCGCATTTTTTTTCAATAAAAAATTTAGAGGTGATTAGCTTGAAAGTATTGACATCATTTAAAGCGATTCCGCAAATCAAAAAAGAGCTTTTAGAGAAGTTTCCAAATGTAGATTTTTCTTTTCAGCCAACAATGAAAGAAGCTGAAGCGGAGCTTGATAGTGCTGAAATTTTAGTTACATATGGTGAGGATTTAAACGAGGAATTAATTGATAAAGCGAAAAAATTAAAGTGGATTATGGTTTTTTCGGCTGGGATTGAGAAAATGCCTTTTGCGGCCATCAAAGAAAAGGGGATTTTAGTTACGAATGCCAGGGGGATATCGAAGACCCCGATGGCCGAGTATACTATCGGTATGATGCTCCAGGTTGCTAGGAAAACAAAACTATTAATTGAAAATGAAAAGCAGGAAATCTGGGATCGAAGGATAAAAATGGTTGAGATATCAGGCAGTACAATTACAATCATTGGTACGGGTGCAATTGGCTGTGAAATTGCGAGACTTGCAAAAGCTTTTCATATGAAAACGATTGGTATTAATCGTAGTGGTCGGAAAGCGGAATATTTCGATGAAGTTTATACAGTTTCTGAAATGGACCAGGCGATTGAGCAAGGGGACTATATCGTATCGGTATTACCTAGTACACCTGAAACATATCATTTATTAAAAGACCATCATTTTGAAAAAATGAAAGATGATTGTGTATTTATAAATATTGGGAGAGGCAGTATAGTTGATGAAAAAGTTTTATTAAAAGCGCTAGAAAACAATCAAATTTCCCATGCCATTTTAGATGTTTTTGAAACAGAGCCGTTAGAAAAAGGCCATCCTTTTTGGAAAATGGACAATGTGACAGTTACAGCTCATCTATCAGGGATTTCGCCATTATATCAGCCACGAAGCTTAGAAATATTTGAATACAATCTCAAAGAGTATATTTCAGGTGAAAATAATTTTATAAACGTTATTGATTTAGACAGGGGGTATTAATGGTGAAAATTTATACAAAAACAGGTGATAAAGGAACGACATCGCTTGTTTATGGTGAAAGAGTATCGAAGACAGATCCGCGCGTTGAAGCTTACGGCACTTGTGATGAAGCAAATTCACTAGTAGGCTTGGCATTAAGTTATGTTAAAAAGGAAGAGTTTGCAGCAAAGAAAGAGATAATTGCTGTTTTTCATCGTGTTCAAACTTGTCTTTTTCATGTTGGGGCTGAAATATCAACCCCTGCAGGCAAAGAAGTGAAATGGAAAATAACTTTAGAGGATATTACAGAGCTAGAGAAGGTCATGGATCAATGGAGCGAAAAAATACCACCATTACAGAGTTTTATACTGCCTGGTGGACATCAAGCAGGCGCCAGCTTACATGTTGCCAGGACAGTCGTTAGGAGAGCAGAAAGAAACGCAGTCGCCATTGGTGAGTCTGTCAATCCGCTTGTGTTATCCTATTTAAATCGCCTCTCAGATTTCTTATTTGTTGCTGCGCGCTATATTAATTATTGCTTAAATGAGGAAGAAATGGGGCTTCATCAATAGCCGTTGCAATGCTGGAGAAGGAAAACATTGGTGTTGACAATCCAACTAGTGCAAATGTACAATAGTAATAATCAGATTATAACTATTATAAAGTAATAATTTATATACTGAAGAGAGGTGCATGACGATGTCAGAATTACGTATTCAAGAGGCAATGGAGACATTAAAGGGGTCGGGAGTTCGAATCACACCGCAGCGTCATGCGATATTGGAGTATTTACTCGAATCGATGTCACACCCAACAGCAGACGAGATTTATAAGGCGCTAGAAGGGAAATTCCCTAATATGAGCGTTGCTACCGTTTATAATAATTTGCGCGTGTTTAAGGATGTTGGGCTAGTGCGTGAATTAACTTACGGTGATTCCTCAAGCCGTTTT comes from the Bacillus sp. (in: firmicutes) genome and includes:
- a CDS encoding cob(I)yrinic acid a,c-diamide adenosyltransferase → MKIYTKTGDKGTTSLVYGERVSKTDPRVEAYGTCDEANSLVGLALSYVKKEEFAAKKEIIAVFHRVQTCLFHVGAEISTPAGKEVKWKITLEDITELEKVMDQWSEKIPPLQSFILPGGHQAGASLHVARTVVRRAERNAVAIGESVNPLVLSYLNRLSDFLFVAARYINYCLNEEEMGLHQ
- the bcp gene encoding thioredoxin-dependent thiol peroxidase — its product is MPVEIGAKAPDFALPASNGETVKLSDFQGKHVVLYFYPKDMTPGCTTEACDFRDKHESFAELNAVILGVSPDPMNRHDKFIEKYDLPFLLLADEDHKAAEAYGVWKMKKNFGKEYMGIERSTFIIDKDGMLVKEWRKVKVKGHVEEALTFIKENLS
- a CDS encoding D-2-hydroxyacid dehydrogenase: MKVLTSFKAIPQIKKELLEKFPNVDFSFQPTMKEAEAELDSAEILVTYGEDLNEELIDKAKKLKWIMVFSAGIEKMPFAAIKEKGILVTNARGISKTPMAEYTIGMMLQVARKTKLLIENEKQEIWDRRIKMVEISGSTITIIGTGAIGCEIARLAKAFHMKTIGINRSGRKAEYFDEVYTVSEMDQAIEQGDYIVSVLPSTPETYHLLKDHHFEKMKDDCVFINIGRGSIVDEKVLLKALENNQISHAILDVFETEPLEKGHPFWKMDNVTVTAHLSGISPLYQPRSLEIFEYNLKEYISGENNFINVIDLDRGY
- the perR gene encoding peroxide-responsive transcriptional repressor PerR; protein product: MSELRIQEAMETLKGSGVRITPQRHAILEYLLESMSHPTADEIYKALEGKFPNMSVATVYNNLRVFKDVGLVRELTYGDSSSRFDCNITDHYHVICEECGKIVDFHYPGFYEVETLAEHVTGFEVSHHRMEVYGVCQECKNNQKH
- a CDS encoding response regulator, coding for MRAILVDDEQSSLDVLEICLCEIGEVTIVGQYTNPLKAINAIETEQVDVVFLDIQMPSLMGLDVARKIKIKAPHVFIIFITAYTDYAIEAFEVNSVDYLLKPFTIERLEQSIKRVRENLVNKQTQHIQNNQPIIQCLGGFFIRLPHENNRLLPWKTNKEKELCAFLIHHASTPIETDVIIDALWPESNIEKAKTYLYTCLSYLRKTLEKNNINAHISRVGKGYLLSINNVTIDTTKFIEITDRLLSEEQLTEQLFQEMCNLYKGEYLERCDFDWAISKKEELQARYIRVLRSAYQCFKDSGNLSLAADSLHQVINILPNSENDAQQLIKLYCSIGMKTEAVKVYQQIEHEMNMNLGLPLRDETLRIYKNLILEI